In one Pyxidicoccus xibeiensis genomic region, the following are encoded:
- a CDS encoding phytoene desaturase family protein: MPSTWYDAVVVGAGFGGLATALELTRRGARVALCETLNYPGGCASTFRRDGHAFEAGATLFSGFEPHQLFGRWIREHALPVTVEWLDPVVELRTPGLRLPVHRDRERFIASLCALPGAPVSAVRRFFELQEKVAGALWPLFDDPTLLPPLDVKSLLRHAGRAFQYPLLLRWLGRPLGAVLEHLGLTGFTPLRTYLDALCQITVQCNAAEAEAPFALAAMDYYWRGTGHVRGGIGRLAEALAHAVEARGGTVLLANRVKSLTRVPGGWSVASRRGELLARNVVANLLPKGVTRLLGLPPEQLPKLGALSGRIEEGWGAAMLYLVVKAPEHGDASAHHLELVRDEGAPFIEGNHLFMSISGAADEGRAPPGHRTVTVSTHVPLKTLARMPAEEQGRYLSGIQERMHEGLEQLAPEWMAGLTHTMTASPRTYQRFTQREGGAVGGVPRRAGLANYRGLGPMQVLDGLWLVGDSVFPGQSTLATAVGGVRTAASIASRG; this comes from the coding sequence CGGGGCGCGCGCGTGGCGCTGTGCGAGACGCTGAACTATCCCGGCGGCTGCGCCAGCACCTTCCGGCGGGACGGCCATGCCTTCGAGGCCGGGGCCACGCTCTTCTCCGGCTTCGAGCCGCACCAGCTCTTCGGCCGGTGGATTCGCGAGCACGCCCTGCCCGTGACGGTGGAGTGGCTGGACCCCGTGGTGGAGCTGCGCACGCCGGGACTGCGGCTGCCCGTGCATCGGGACCGGGAGCGTTTCATCGCGTCGCTCTGCGCCCTGCCTGGCGCGCCCGTGTCCGCGGTGCGGCGCTTCTTCGAGCTGCAGGAGAAGGTCGCCGGCGCCCTGTGGCCGCTGTTCGATGACCCGACGCTGCTGCCGCCGCTGGACGTGAAGTCCCTGCTGCGCCATGCGGGCCGGGCCTTCCAGTACCCGCTGCTGCTGCGCTGGCTGGGGCGGCCGCTGGGCGCGGTGCTGGAGCACCTGGGGCTGACGGGCTTCACGCCGCTGCGCACGTACCTGGATGCGCTCTGTCAAATCACCGTGCAGTGCAACGCGGCGGAGGCGGAGGCCCCCTTCGCCCTGGCGGCCATGGACTACTACTGGCGCGGCACGGGACATGTGCGAGGCGGCATCGGGAGGCTGGCGGAGGCCCTGGCGCACGCGGTGGAGGCGCGCGGCGGCACGGTGCTGCTGGCCAACCGGGTGAAGTCCCTCACGCGGGTGCCCGGAGGCTGGAGCGTGGCCTCACGACGCGGCGAGCTGCTGGCGCGGAACGTGGTGGCCAACCTGCTGCCGAAGGGAGTGACGCGGCTGCTGGGCCTGCCGCCCGAGCAGCTCCCCAAGCTGGGCGCGCTGTCGGGTCGTATCGAAGAGGGCTGGGGCGCGGCGATGCTGTACCTCGTGGTGAAGGCGCCGGAGCATGGGGACGCCAGCGCGCACCACCTCGAGCTGGTGCGGGACGAGGGGGCGCCGTTCATCGAGGGCAACCACCTGTTCATGTCCATCAGCGGCGCGGCGGACGAAGGCCGCGCGCCACCGGGTCACCGCACGGTGACGGTGTCCACGCACGTGCCGCTGAAGACGCTGGCGCGCATGCCGGCGGAGGAGCAGGGCCGCTACCTGTCCGGAATCCAGGAGCGCATGCACGAAGGCCTGGAGCAGCTGGCGCCGGAGTGGATGGCGGGGCTCACGCACACGATGACGGCGTCGCCGCGCACGTACCAGCGCTTCACGCAGCGGGAAGGCGGCGCGGTGGGCGGCGTGCCCCGGCGCGCGGGGCTGGCCAACTACCGGGGCCTGGGCCCCATGCAGGTGCTGGACGGGCTGTGGCTGGTGGGGGACTCGGTGTTCCCAGGGCAGAGCACGCTGGCCACCGCGGTGGGCGGCGTGCGCACGGCCGCGAGCATTGCCTCGCGAGGCTGA
- the eutB gene encoding ethanolamine ammonia-lyase subunit EutB, which yields MSVFLRDVLTGEDVFGYVHRVQGFFDQRLYQQVLGAANAFKEGDATLGIAAADETSRANARALLSRTKLGAIHSHPPFEDRLHAFMLEGLDMELLPELSEWTLGQLKSFLLTADEAEVHAILGGLGSDVIACVVKLMSDAELTAVGARIFHPLPGSKLGAKGYLGARLQPNSPTDHPDDIRWQVFNGWSFAVGDVVLGTNPVSSVPSSVAAVEAALHDILVTFGLDEVMPHCVLSHIDVQAQVEARQPGTTGIWFQSLAGNESANRTFDVTIEKMVGYAARRTGKFGLYFETGQGADATNGHHHGCDMLIHEARKYGFARALKARVALAQLGAGRAPEPWVHVNDVAGFIGPEVFRTREQLVRCCLEDIVMGKLHGLMIGLDVCSTLHMDVSLDDLGWCLEQVAPAGPGYLMALPTRNDPMLSYLTTAFQDHVRLREKFGLKVDDRMWAFFQELGVIDADGKPTAHFGDPAWVYLQYRRRKGDTRPDAEVLAEAKREMAAVRERSVPLAVGHGAQPWDLEPSLERELHALYEDAKAGIWSELSAADVERLPDAVWLRTCSEDRRDYILHPPSGERLDASSEMAVRMLRLMHAGQWDAQIVISDGLDARSLMDEGHLRPFLAELRHELAAAGWKVAPEHLVVKYGRVRAGYQVGELLFGDPDEAAPRALVHVIGERPGSGHHAFSAYLSAPSARAWGRQGRVDHDITRLIAGISDTSVRPEAAAREAVRILAELASTARNEPPTVGGSVEARGA from the coding sequence ATGAGCGTGTTTCTCCGCGACGTCCTCACCGGCGAGGACGTGTTCGGCTACGTCCACCGGGTCCAGGGTTTCTTCGATCAGCGCCTGTATCAGCAGGTTCTCGGCGCGGCCAACGCGTTCAAGGAAGGAGATGCGACACTCGGCATCGCCGCGGCGGACGAGACGTCTCGCGCCAACGCGCGTGCGCTCTTGTCCCGCACGAAGCTGGGCGCCATCCACTCGCACCCGCCGTTCGAGGACCGGCTCCACGCCTTCATGCTGGAGGGGCTGGACATGGAGCTGCTGCCCGAGCTGTCCGAGTGGACGCTGGGACAGCTGAAGTCGTTCCTGCTCACCGCGGACGAGGCGGAGGTCCACGCCATCCTCGGCGGCCTGGGCAGTGACGTCATCGCCTGTGTCGTGAAGCTGATGAGCGACGCGGAGCTGACGGCCGTGGGGGCCCGCATCTTCCACCCGCTGCCGGGCAGCAAGCTGGGCGCGAAGGGCTACCTGGGCGCGCGGCTGCAGCCGAACTCGCCCACGGACCACCCGGACGACATCCGCTGGCAGGTCTTCAACGGCTGGTCCTTCGCGGTGGGAGACGTGGTGCTGGGCACCAACCCGGTGTCCTCGGTTCCCTCTTCCGTGGCGGCGGTGGAGGCGGCGCTGCACGACATCCTCGTCACCTTCGGGCTCGACGAGGTGATGCCCCACTGCGTGCTGTCACACATCGACGTGCAGGCGCAGGTGGAGGCGCGGCAGCCGGGCACCACGGGCATCTGGTTCCAGAGCCTGGCGGGCAACGAGTCCGCCAACCGCACCTTCGACGTCACCATCGAGAAGATGGTGGGGTACGCGGCGCGGCGCACCGGGAAGTTCGGCCTCTACTTCGAGACGGGGCAGGGCGCGGACGCGACGAACGGACACCACCACGGCTGCGACATGCTCATCCACGAGGCGCGCAAGTACGGCTTCGCGCGGGCGCTCAAGGCGCGCGTGGCGCTGGCGCAGCTCGGGGCGGGGCGGGCGCCGGAGCCGTGGGTGCACGTGAATGACGTGGCGGGCTTCATCGGGCCGGAGGTGTTCCGCACCCGGGAGCAGCTGGTGCGCTGCTGCCTGGAAGACATCGTCATGGGCAAGCTGCACGGGCTGATGATTGGCCTGGACGTGTGCTCCACGCTGCACATGGACGTGTCGCTGGACGACCTGGGCTGGTGCCTGGAGCAGGTGGCCCCGGCGGGCCCCGGCTACCTCATGGCGCTGCCCACGCGGAACGACCCGATGCTCAGCTACCTGACGACGGCGTTCCAGGACCACGTGCGGCTGCGGGAGAAGTTCGGCCTCAAGGTGGATGACCGGATGTGGGCCTTCTTCCAGGAGCTGGGCGTCATCGACGCGGACGGGAAGCCCACGGCGCACTTCGGTGACCCGGCGTGGGTGTACCTGCAGTACCGGCGGCGCAAGGGGGACACGCGCCCGGACGCGGAGGTGCTCGCGGAGGCGAAGCGGGAGATGGCGGCGGTGCGTGAGCGCAGCGTGCCGCTGGCGGTGGGGCACGGGGCGCAGCCGTGGGACCTGGAGCCGTCGCTGGAGCGGGAGCTCCACGCGCTGTACGAGGACGCGAAGGCGGGCATCTGGTCGGAGCTGTCCGCGGCGGACGTGGAGCGGCTTCCGGACGCGGTGTGGCTGCGGACGTGCTCGGAGGACCGGCGCGACTACATCCTGCACCCGCCGTCGGGCGAGCGGCTGGACGCCTCGTCCGAGATGGCGGTGCGGATGCTGCGGCTGATGCATGCGGGGCAGTGGGACGCGCAGATCGTGATTTCGGATGGGCTGGACGCGCGCTCGCTGATGGACGAGGGGCACCTGCGGCCATTCCTGGCCGAGCTGCGGCACGAGCTGGCTGCCGCGGGCTGGAAGGTGGCGCCCGAGCACCTGGTGGTTAAGTACGGCCGCGTGCGCGCGGGCTACCAGGTGGGGGAGCTGCTGTTCGGTGACCCGGACGAGGCGGCGCCCCGGGCGCTGGTGCACGTCATCGGCGAGCGGCCGGGCTCCGGGCACCACGCCTTCTCCGCGTACCTCAGCGCGCCTTCGGCGCGGGCGTGGGGACGGCAGGGCAGGGTGGACCACGACATCACCCGGTTGATTGCCGGCATCTCCGACACGAGCGTGCGGCCGGAGGCAGCGGCGCGCGAGGCGGTGCGCATCCTCGCGGAGCTGGCCTCCACCGCGCGCAACGAGCCCCCCACCGTGGGCGGCTCCGTGGAGGCGCGGGGCGCCTGA